Genomic segment of candidate division WOR-3 bacterium:
GAGGGCTGATCAGAATATCATCTGACCAGCCTGGTGGGTAGGCATTAAGGAGATCACATGCCGATATAAGAATTGTCAGAACAGTAAATACACCAGCCACTCTATGAACACTACTCAATCCTTCCTCCGCAAGATTTTAGCCTACAAGAAGGGTATGTCAATAGATTCTGGATTACAAAAAAAAGAGGAGCCAGCCACAAAGCCAGCTCCTCACTTTGTGCGGTATTTTCTCTGGTCTGACTTGGGGATACGTTGTAACAGGCACATATTGACAACCTCCATTCAGGTGATATGCTGTGTCAGAAGATACTTATTGTGAAATGGTAATATGGTAATTTTGACGTATAGGATATTCCTGCTGCTCTACCTTCAAAGAGGGAAATGACGATTCTCTTGATACTTCCATTACTGCTCAGCAATTTCGTTGAGAAATGGTATTTGCCTCAAGGAGTTAGTGGTTTCGGCAATACTGTAATGCAGGTTATAGATACTGATCGAGATACGCATCTTGAGTTTATTTTCACGACTTATGGCAGTTGGCCGCCTTATGTCTATATTTTCGAGCTGCACTTGCCTAATGATTGGCAGGTTGATTCCGTTCCGCTGGTTGGTGGCGATCTGCTCTGGGACTCCGGTGATTTTGATAACGATGGTTTATATGATCTAGCACTTCAGTTTCATATTGAGACTCCATCATTGGCTGACGGCATAATGATCTACGAATCCGTCGATTCTTTTTCCTATCCTACTGAGGAGGTGTGGCGGGATACAGTGGGGTTTCCATTGGTTACGCCAATCTGTGTTCATGATATTGATCAAGATGGTCTGCCGGAAATCGCGAAAGTATGTGGTTATTACACTGACTTGGAAATTTATGAATCCATCGGCAATAATCTTTACGAACATGTCACTACAGTCATAACCGCCGCAACACATACTTCAATGTCTACGCTTGCTTTTGGTGACTTTGATTCGGATAATCAGAACGAATTTGTCTGGGGTTACTCCGGTGGTGAATATAGCATCTGGGAGTGTACTGGCAATAATACGTATCAAGAAGTTCTTCTCCAGCAACTTCCGACACTCAACATTAGGGACTGTTTTTCTGTTCCTGACGCCGATGGTGACGGTAAGATGGAATTTGTGGTTAAGGGATATGTGATCCCAAGTGCTGAGATTCATGCTTTCATCTTTGAAGCAACAGGTGATAATACCTATGAGATCATCAAGACCTTCACATTATGGGGTGGTGATTACTATGGTGGTTATTCAGACGTTGGTGATGTGGATGGCGATAGTATCCCGGAAATTGCCCTGGAGGGAAGACAGACCATCCATATCATCAAAGCGGCCGGTAATGATTCATTCTATGTCTGGGAAACCTTACCGGGCAACGTCAGCGGTTCGAGTGTGCGTGTGTATGATGTCGATGGTAATGGGTTATCTGAGGTGATAATTTCCGGCAATAACCAGACGAAGATCTATGAATATCAAGTTGGAATAGCAGAAGACAATGAATCATCGCGTCCTTTGAACACTATGGAAGTTCACCCCAATCCGTTCAAGAATATTCTGGACATCAGATTTGATGCTCAATATGAAGGTGAGATTACTGTGAATGTTTATGATGTTTCGGGCAGGTTGATCAAAAATCTCCATTGTGGATCTATTCAGGGTAACGAAATGTTCACCTGGCAAGGTGACGATAACGATGGTAGACAGACACCCCAAGGCGTTTATTTTGTCAGGATCGAATATCCTGGGTTGGAACAAATCTTATGTGAGAAAATCATTAGAATGAAGTAATTATTCTTGGTGAATCATGAGAAGGGGAGTGATCGATTAAGATCACTCCCTCTTCTTTTTTGTGCGGTATTTGTGTGGTGTATTTACCAAAACATAGGGTAATAGACAGAAAATCCATGAAACGATATTGACACAGTAATTATTAATATTATAATAACCGTGGAGAGCTCGTGATAAACCTCCAAATTTTCTGTATACTACTGCTGTTTGAATTAGGGGCTGCGAATAAACCCATCTATGATGTGCATGGCAACATGCAGTCCATTTATAGTTGTGATTTTGGGTCTACGTTGGATAATCATGGAATAATTCTTTGCGATAAAGCAAGATTTTTCGATTACAAGAATATTCCCATTACAATTAAAAATGCAACACACGAAGATAATTCGGCGAGTGCGAACAGAATAACTTATGGAAAAGTGATGTTTGAGGCTGCCGGAGCAGCAGGATGCAGTTTTCTGCTTGGTCTCATCACATACCAGGTGACTGATGACTGGATTTCAGCTTACTGTGTTGCTGCTCCAATCGGACCGGCAGTTGGTGCAACT
This window contains:
- a CDS encoding FG-GAP-like repeat-containing protein, whose product is MTILLILPLLLSNFVEKWYLPQGVSGFGNTVMQVIDTDRDTHLEFIFTTYGSWPPYVYIFELHLPNDWQVDSVPLVGGDLLWDSGDFDNDGLYDLALQFHIETPSLADGIMIYESVDSFSYPTEEVWRDTVGFPLVTPICVHDIDQDGLPEIAKVCGYYTDLEIYESIGNNLYEHVTTVITAATHTSMSTLAFGDFDSDNQNEFVWGYSGGEYSIWECTGNNTYQEVLLQQLPTLNIRDCFSVPDADGDGKMEFVVKGYVIPSAEIHAFIFEATGDNTYEIIKTFTLWGGDYYGGYSDVGDVDGDSIPEIALEGRQTIHIIKAAGNDSFYVWETLPGNVSGSSVRVYDVDGNGLSEVIISGNNQTKIYEYQVGIAEDNESSRPLNTMEVHPNPFKNILDIRFDAQYEGEITVNVYDVSGRLIKNLHCGSIQGNEMFTWQGDDNDGRQTPQGVYFVRIEYPGLEQILCEKIIRMK